From Elephas maximus indicus isolate mEleMax1 chromosome 1, mEleMax1 primary haplotype, whole genome shotgun sequence, a single genomic window includes:
- the LOC126077797 gene encoding ribonuclease P protein subunit p21-like isoform X1 — protein sequence MAGQVKDREAFQRLSFLYQAAHCVLAQNPENQALARFYCHTERTIAKRLVLRRDPSVKRTLCRGCFSLLIPGLTCTQRQRRRKGQRWTVQTCLTCQCSQRFLNDPRHLLWGDRPEAQLGNQAGRKQTKGATSVVLQEKKITIPGAACRSAELLGGTQEAVSSQFQRVGQWFPGSQSVGPHPPRFQRVGSSPTCFQSVGLSLRFHRFTDEEELCPRIEYALSLTHI from the exons ATGGCGGGGCAGGTGAAGGACCGCGAGGCCTTCCAGAGGCTCAGCTTCCTGTACCAG GCCGCCCACTGCGTCCTCGCGCAGAACCCTGAGAACCAGGCGCTAGCGAGGTTTTACTGCCACACGGAGAGGACCATTGCGAAGCGGCTCGTCCTGCGGCG GGACCCTTCGGTGAAGAGGACCCTCTGTCGTGGCTGCTTTTCCCTCCTCATCCCGGGCCTGACATGCACCCAGCGCCAGAGAC GCCGCAAGGGACAGCGCTGGACAGTACAGACCTGCCTAACATGCCAGTGCAGCCAACGATTCCTCAATGATCCCAGGCATCTGCTTTGGGGAGACCGGCCTGAAGCCCAGCTGGGGAACCAGGCAG gcaggaaacagaccaaaggagctacatctgttgttctccaagaaaagaaaattaccatccctggagcagcttgcagatcagcagaactgttgggaggaacacaggaagcagtgtcttctcagtttcaaagagtGGGGCAATGGTTTCCTGGATCACAAAGTGTGGGACCAcaccctcctaggtttcaaagagttggatcttcaccaacttgcttccagagtgtggggctatcattaag atttcacaggttcacagatgaagaggaattatgCCCTAGGATAGAATACGCCttaagtctcacccatatttga
- the LOC126077797 gene encoding ribonuclease P protein subunit p21-like isoform X2 — MAGQVKDREAFQRLSFLYQAAHCVLAQNPENQALARFYCHTERTIAKRLVLRRDPSVKRTLCRGCFSLLIPGLTCTQRQRRRKGQRWTVQTCLTCQCSQRFLNDPRHLLWGDRPEAQLGNQADPKPPKPLPSTAHPIPAHLPEEKVEPRPQSSVMDSSYLPKK; from the exons ATGGCGGGGCAGGTGAAGGACCGCGAGGCCTTCCAGAGGCTCAGCTTCCTGTACCAG GCCGCCCACTGCGTCCTCGCGCAGAACCCTGAGAACCAGGCGCTAGCGAGGTTTTACTGCCACACGGAGAGGACCATTGCGAAGCGGCTCGTCCTGCGGCG GGACCCTTCGGTGAAGAGGACCCTCTGTCGTGGCTGCTTTTCCCTCCTCATCCCGGGCCTGACATGCACCCAGCGCCAGAGAC GCCGCAAGGGACAGCGCTGGACAGTACAGACCTGCCTAACATGCCAGTGCAGCCAACGATTCCTCAATGATCCCAGGCATCTGCTTTGGGGAGACCGGCCTGAAGCCCAGCTGGGGAACCAGGCAG ATCCCAAACCACCAAAGCCCCTGCCAAGCACAGCTCACCCCATTCCGGCCCACCTTCCTGAGGAGAAAGTAGAGCCTCGGCCCCAATCCTCAGTGATGGATTCATCCTATCtgccaaagaaataa